The following coding sequences lie in one Apostichopus japonicus isolate 1M-3 chromosome 13, ASM3797524v1, whole genome shotgun sequence genomic window:
- the LOC139978563 gene encoding insulin gene enhancer protein isl-1-like — MTMEDLQIMSDKPKRASVCVGCGGAIQDQYILRVAPDLEWHASCLKCSDCSTYLDESCTCFVRDGKPYCKRDYLRLFGTKCAKCNQGFSKNDFVMRARSKIYHIDCFRCVGCSRQLIPGDEFALRDDGLFCKADHDVLERSDGDSPDSNASSRTSENNTSSRTSVRHHVHKQEKPTRVRTVLNEKQLHTLRTCYNANPRPDALMKEQLVEMTGLSPRVIRVWFQNKRCKDKKRNAYMKQMAEQQASKDPSRRIQSFNGVPMVASSPVRHEAQMPQGSQVEVQSYQQPPWKALSDFALQSDIEQPPFQQLVNFSEQNLGHTIVNKDQLPRDDAAQGSGMSLPPTPDSSDRLHTNSSHLESISVNSD; from the exons ATGACGATGGAAGATTTACAGATTATGT CGGACAAGCCGAAGAGGGCCTCCGTATGTGTTGGTTGCGGAGGTGCCATACAGGACCAGTACATCTTACGGGTAGCCCCTGATTTAGAATGGCACGCCTCTTGCCTTAAATGTTCCGATTGCAGCACGTACCTTGACGAATCTTGTACCTGTTTTGTTAGAGATGGAAAACCTTATTGTAAAAGAGACTACCTCAG GTTATTCGGAACAAAGTGTGCCAAGTGTAATCAAGGATTCAGTAAAAACGATTTTGTTATGAGGGCAAGAAGTAAAATTTACCACATAGATTGTTTCCGTTGCGTTGGATGCAGCCGCCAGTTAATTCCCGGTGACGAATTCGCCCTTCGCGACGATGGATTATTCTGTAAAGCGGACCATGACGTTCTCGAAAGGTCCGATGGAGATTCGCCAGACAGTAACG CCTCCTCCAGAACGAGTGAGAATAATACCAGTTCGAGAACATCGGTCAGACATCATGTACACAAACAAGAGAAACCAACGAGAGTTCGAACGGTACTTAACGAGAAACAACTGCATACCCTTCGAACGTGTTATAACGCCAACCCACGACCAGATGCACTCATGAAGGAACAGTTGGTAGAAATGACTGGACTCAGTCCGAGAGTTATCCGGGTTTGGTTTCAGAATAAAAGATGTAAGGATAAGAAAAGGAACGCCTACATGAAACAAATGGCGGAACAACAAGCAAGTAAG GATCCAAGCAGAAGGATACAGAGTTTTAATGGTGTACCAATGGTTGCCTCTAGCCCAGTCAGACACGAAGCCCAGATGCCACAAGGCAGTCAAGTGGAAGTACAAAGCTACCAACAGCCCCCATGGAAGGCCCTTAGTGACTTTGCTCTTCAGAGCGACATAGAACAACCACCATTCCAGCAGCTT GTGAATTTTTCAGAGCAAAACCTGGGTCACACTATCGTCAACAAAGATCAGCTCCCTAGGGACGATGCTGCTCAGGGGTCGGGGATGAGCCTTCCCCCCACCCCGGACTCATCTGATCGCTTACATACAAACTCCAGTCATCTCGAATCCATCTCAGTTAATTCCGATTAA